Within candidate division KSB1 bacterium, the genomic segment AACTGCGTGAGCACGGAAAGCTCATCCACCCGTCCGCCGGCGAGAATCATGGCCAGGATTTTTTGCATGACATGAGCAAAAGAACTGCGCACCCTCTCGAAACGGCGCGAGAACTTTCCAGGGTGCGCTGTGATTCGTCGGTGCATGGCCGCAACAAGTGACTGCCATGCACCGATAACGTCAGGCTTGAATTTGTCGCCGGCTCGTTATGCCGCGGCGCGCGCGGTTTTCTTGGCAAAACCGGAGTAGAGACCCCAGGCGCCGACCAGCAGATTCACGATGATCGTGCCCCAGCCGTTGGTCAGTTGCAGGCCGCCGAGGCCGCTGACGCCGAACGCGCCGAGCAGGCCGACCAGGCCGTTCAGGCCGCCGAGCGCTTGCGCGCCGGTGCGCTGGGCGCTCTCCGAGCCGCGCAAGCCAAGATAGCTGAGCACGGCGCCGGAAAGGATGTTGAAGAGATTGCCATCACCGAGAATGTTACCGGTGGTCGCCGTTGCGCCCAACATCGAGCCGAGGCTCGGGATGAATTGGCTGAGCACACCCAATGCCACCTGCACGAGACCGGCGTAGCGCGTGAAGTTCTGAAGCATAACTTCCTCCTTCCATTAAGATGAGAAGCGACAACATGATTTAGAAATGTACCGCAACGTTTCAACGCGGCATGGCTGGAGTTTCCCCGGCGTTTTTTGCCGGGCCTCAGCGCGTCGCCATTTCTTTACCTCAGAACAAATCGAGTTTAGCGTCCTGCCAGTTTCTTTTCGATGAGCCAACCGATGACAAAGATCACAATGCCGATGCCGGCGTAGCGAAATTCGACGCCGAGCGCATCGTCTTTAATGCCGATGATCAGCCCATACATCACTTCAAACAGGCCAATCGCCTGCAGAATTTTGCCAACAAGCCAAAGTATGCGATTCAGAGAATTTCCCGGTTAATAAACGCGGCATCCGAATTTTACGAGTCGTCCGGCTATTTTGAATCCGGAGGATTCGGCCCATCCGAATACCAGGAACAAATCTGTTATGCGTAGTTCAAAAAGGCGTTGGGATTGCTCCATTGGCCAAGCTCTTCGCGGAAGCGGATGCTGGTGTCGATCAAAAGCTGGCCGTCTTCAGCCAGGGTAATTTGCACCCGCTCCAGCGGCCGCGGCGCCGGGCCTTCAAAGTTGACGGCTTCCATCGTGAAGCCGCTGCCGTGACAGGGGCATTTGAATTTGCCTTCGGCCTCCAACCAGCGCGGGGTGCAGCCGAGATGCGTGCATTGCGCAAAAATCGCGTAAAATCCTTTTTCCGTGCGAACGATCCAGGTGCGATAATCTTTGACCCACTTCGTGCTCACCGCGCCGACAGGATAATCGCCGGGGAAACCGGCTTTGAAAACCGTCGAGGGCTCGAAGAGCACGCGCGGGAACATAAAGCGCAGCGAGCCGAGCAGCATGGTGCCGACAAAGCTGAAGAACGCCGCCCAGCCGGCACGGGAGAGAAAATTGCGGCGCGTCATCCACAAGTTGCCGGTTTCGGCGATCGGCTTGGTGAGGGTTTGTTTGCTGCCGGGTTTGGCCACGGTCGGCTTGGGTGGTGTTGCAGCTTCCGCTGCTGGCACAGCCGCTTTCGGTGCGGCCTTTTCGGGTGTTGGAGACGGTTTCGTTTCTTCAGACACGATGAACCTCCGCTTTATTTTGAAAAAATCGTCAAGTTCTTTTTTCTAAATAAACATCGCCAAAAATGCCATTTGCAAATTTCATTTGCTCAGTCCGTTCCGTTCGTCGCGGCGGTGCCGCGGCCCAAATTCATCAGATAATTCCGAATCGCGGTGATCTGCTTGTTGTCATCACCGCCGAGAATATCCGGCGGGCCGTCCTGCTCCGGGGTCGGATAAAACGACGGCATTTTGGTGCCGGGCATCAATTTGTTGGCGTCGACCAGCCATTGCGAAATCCATTCCGGATTCAAGCGTTGGCGCGCCATCACCAGATCCGGTGCCCAGCCGTCGGGCGGGCCTTCGGGTTTTTTGCTGCCTTGTTGATGGCAGGACAGGCAGTTCCAATAATCTCTCGAAATCAGCGTCTGCGCGGCGCGGTTTTGCTCCGGCGTCAATTGATAATCCTGCAAGTAGGAGAAGCCGGCGAC encodes:
- a CDS encoding Rieske 2Fe-2S domain-containing protein, whose product is MSEETKPSPTPEKAAPKAAVPAAEAATPPKPTVAKPGSKQTLTKPIAETGNLWMTRRNFLSRAGWAAFFSFVGTMLLGSLRFMFPRVLFEPSTVFKAGFPGDYPVGAVSTKWVKDYRTWIVRTEKGFYAIFAQCTHLGCTPRWLEAEGKFKCPCHGSGFTMEAVNFEGPAPRPLERVQITLAEDGQLLIDTSIRFREELGQWSNPNAFLNYA